In a single window of the Amycolatopsis sp. cg5 genome:
- a CDS encoding phage tail tape measure protein, with protein MAKPIKVTILGDVSDLTKKLGDGDKAVSGFGVSLGNVASGVAGVAAKFAVVSGAVAGIGNAISDALSQEPLSDKLNAQLGATAAQAKTYGATAGSLYAKGYGESMADINEAIRGVVLNIDGLRDASQADLERIGAKASNTAAIFDQELGGVTRAVGQLLRTGLVASADEAFDVITAGFQNGVDKSGDFLDTINEYSTFFRELGIDATTATGLISQGLRGGARDADKVADAMKELVIRTKESTKGTAEGFKALGLNAQEMAQHFAAGGAESAAAFDLTLERLRAMPDPVAKAAAATNLLGTQSEDLQKALFALDPKTAAASLGVIAGAADKAGTAFHDNAQSKLEAFGRTLTTGLVSVISTYVLPIVEKLAGFLTTVFGPAVSVVAEIVRDTIIPALGSLVAWVTQNRDWLSVVAAVIGAVFLPALVAMAVQATVTAAQVTAAWITSKVEALASLAVQSVTLVQLAALWVGLGVQSVLQSAKVAGAWVLSKIEALASLAVQAATFASLGAAWVLIGIQSVAGGAQVAGAWILSKVEALASLAAQVPAFAVLTAGWIALGVESLIRGAQMAAAWVMAMGPIGWIIAAVVALVALIIANWDEIKKWTVEKWNAIVGAVKDAWRPIGEFFDSIGSTIKNAISGAIDWVVKKVADGIKWIQDRVNDVKAFVSSLNPFRAMGGPISTSGVYTVGERGPEQVLLPKGAQVIPNHSTAGIGGSGATVNVYAQTNADPYAIGREVAWAMRTGGR; from the coding sequence GTGGCAAAACCCATCAAGGTCACGATCCTGGGCGATGTCTCCGACCTCACCAAGAAACTTGGCGACGGCGACAAAGCCGTTTCTGGGTTCGGTGTCTCGCTGGGAAACGTGGCGTCCGGTGTCGCCGGGGTTGCCGCCAAGTTCGCGGTCGTCTCCGGCGCGGTCGCCGGTATCGGTAACGCCATCTCAGACGCGCTGTCGCAAGAGCCGCTATCCGACAAGCTCAATGCTCAACTCGGCGCGACCGCAGCGCAGGCGAAGACATACGGGGCCACCGCAGGTTCGTTGTACGCCAAGGGATACGGCGAATCCATGGCCGATATCAACGAAGCCATTCGCGGTGTGGTCCTCAATATCGACGGACTACGCGACGCATCACAGGCTGACCTTGAGCGCATCGGGGCCAAGGCGAGTAACACGGCGGCCATCTTCGATCAGGAGCTAGGCGGGGTGACCCGCGCCGTTGGGCAACTTCTGCGGACCGGGCTCGTGGCGAGCGCAGACGAAGCGTTCGATGTCATCACCGCCGGTTTTCAGAACGGCGTAGACAAGTCCGGCGACTTTCTCGACACGATCAACGAGTACTCGACGTTCTTCCGCGAACTGGGCATCGACGCCACGACGGCCACAGGGCTTATCTCCCAAGGTCTTCGCGGCGGAGCACGTGACGCGGACAAGGTCGCCGACGCCATGAAAGAGCTTGTAATCCGAACTAAGGAAAGTACAAAGGGGACAGCTGAAGGGTTTAAAGCACTTGGCTTGAACGCGCAGGAAATGGCGCAGCACTTCGCCGCCGGAGGGGCCGAGTCAGCCGCAGCATTCGACCTCACCCTAGAACGACTTCGAGCCATGCCGGACCCGGTTGCCAAGGCCGCCGCAGCGACGAACCTTCTTGGTACACAGTCGGAGGATCTTCAGAAGGCGCTCTTCGCGCTCGACCCGAAGACGGCCGCCGCGAGTCTGGGCGTGATCGCGGGTGCGGCCGACAAAGCTGGCACAGCGTTTCACGACAACGCCCAATCGAAGCTTGAAGCGTTCGGCCGGACACTGACCACGGGCTTGGTTTCGGTGATCTCGACGTACGTCCTCCCGATCGTGGAGAAGCTCGCCGGGTTTCTCACAACTGTGTTCGGTCCGGCGGTCTCCGTTGTCGCCGAAATTGTGCGCGACACGATCATTCCAGCGCTGGGCTCGCTCGTCGCCTGGGTGACACAGAACCGAGACTGGCTCTCGGTCGTGGCCGCTGTCATTGGGGCCGTCTTCCTGCCCGCACTCGTCGCAATGGCTGTGCAAGCCACAGTCACCGCCGCGCAGGTAACCGCTGCCTGGATCACGTCCAAGGTGGAGGCACTGGCATCGCTGGCAGTCCAATCCGTGACGCTCGTGCAACTCGCGGCGCTGTGGGTCGGTCTCGGTGTGCAAAGTGTTCTCCAGTCGGCGAAGGTCGCCGGAGCATGGGTCTTGTCGAAGATCGAGGCGCTCGCCTCCCTTGCGGTTCAGGCAGCCACATTCGCCTCACTCGGCGCAGCTTGGGTGCTCATCGGCATTCAGTCGGTCGCAGGCGGGGCACAGGTAGCGGGTGCCTGGATTCTGTCCAAAGTGGAAGCTCTCGCGTCCCTCGCTGCGCAAGTGCCCGCGTTCGCCGTGCTCACCGCCGGGTGGATCGCACTCGGGGTGGAGAGCCTCATCCGGGGCGCGCAGATGGCCGCCGCATGGGTCATGGCTATGGGCCCGATCGGCTGGATTATCGCGGCGGTCGTCGCTCTGGTCGCGCTGATCATCGCAAATTGGGACGAGATCAAAAAGTGGACCGTCGAAAAGTGGAATGCGATTGTCGGCGCCGTCAAGGATGCGTGGCGGCCGATCGGAGAATTCTTCGATTCGATCGGAAGCACTATCAAGAACGCGATTTCTGGTGCGATCGATTGGGTTGTCAAGAAAGTTGCTGACGGCATCAAATGGATTCAGGATCGCGTCAACGACGTCAAGGCCTTCGTTTCGAGTCTGAACCCTTTCCGTGCGATGGGTGGTCCGATTTCGACGTCGGGAGTTTACACCGTTGGTGAGCGAGGGCCTGAGCAAGTTCTCTTGCCGAAGGGAGCGCAAGTAATTCCCAACCATTCGACGGCAGGCATAGGCGGAAGCGGCGCGACCGTGAATGTGTACGCGCAGACCAACGCCGACCCGTACGCGATTGGGCGTGAAGTCGCGTGGGCCATGCGAACCGGTGGGAGGTGA
- a CDS encoding phage tail tube protein: MALDASIALGPETAYGTTATALDGYEGKGDSWKTTREFMESVGFRTGLQTARADRRRIVDMGGEGEIECDVLDAGAATLLTSAFDRRDTKTVGKTSVHTFTSASTGNGKSFTAEMVRPKTSGGVVAFRHVGCVATTVEFSQEVGNPLSVKVGFDFQTVTHGAAPQAPTYPAAAFPYDWTAGLVELKRPGASAYTALDVTKWSISAESGLKTDRRFVRQNPLKKIPARAAVPTYEGSIEAEFDDATLALYEDFIAGAVLSARITYTGATKASDGKPSAFSIEAPAIQFTGDSPEASIDELTTMELPFRILDPGTTDALKVIYTEPTPVAPAG; encoded by the coding sequence GTGGCGCTAGATGCATCAATCGCCCTGGGGCCGGAAACGGCCTACGGCACCACCGCAACCGCGCTGGACGGTTACGAAGGCAAGGGCGACAGCTGGAAGACCACGCGCGAATTCATGGAAAGCGTCGGCTTCCGGACCGGTCTTCAGACAGCGCGAGCGGACCGCCGCCGGATCGTGGACATGGGCGGCGAAGGCGAGATCGAGTGCGACGTACTCGACGCCGGGGCCGCAACCCTGCTCACGTCCGCGTTCGACCGACGCGACACGAAGACGGTCGGCAAGACCAGTGTTCACACGTTCACGTCGGCGAGCACAGGAAACGGAAAAAGCTTCACCGCCGAAATGGTGCGCCCCAAGACATCCGGCGGAGTAGTCGCCTTCCGGCACGTCGGGTGTGTAGCGACCACGGTCGAGTTTTCCCAAGAGGTCGGCAACCCGCTTTCGGTGAAGGTCGGCTTCGACTTCCAGACCGTCACACACGGCGCGGCCCCACAAGCTCCGACCTACCCGGCCGCTGCATTCCCGTATGACTGGACGGCCGGGCTCGTCGAACTTAAGCGTCCCGGTGCGTCCGCGTACACCGCGCTCGACGTGACCAAGTGGAGCATCTCGGCCGAGTCCGGCCTGAAGACCGACCGCCGTTTCGTTCGACAGAACCCGCTCAAGAAGATTCCCGCCCGTGCGGCCGTGCCGACCTACGAAGGCTCGATCGAAGCGGAATTCGACGACGCAACCCTTGCGCTGTACGAAGACTTCATCGCGGGCGCGGTCCTGTCCGCCCGGATCACCTACACGGGTGCGACGAAGGCCAGTGACGGCAAGCCCTCCGCGTTCTCGATCGAGGCCCCGGCAATCCAGTTCACAGGCGACTCACCCGAAGCGTCCATCGATGAACTGACCACGATGGAACTTCCGTTCCGGATTCTCGACCCGGGCACCACGGACGCGCTGAAAGTCATCTACACCGAACCCACCCCCGTCGCGCCCGCCGGGTAG
- a CDS encoding phage major capsid protein: MSTERRDYARPVELRSEGENITIRGYAYVFGALSHDLGGFRERIERGAGRESLERRELLATFNHNANAPLARTGAGLRTGEDDTGGWYEIDLPDTSTARDVAELIRRGVVAGSSFTFSLQDPGSDQEWTDTPDGDVIRTLRRIDVVELGPVTNPAYPDTTAALRALDEARSAQQAHTRPATAAPTAPKGNTTTLPTTELAETAEERARAEHALTAAAADRAADTEARVLAALDKLDERFAALVDAQRTEEARALALELLTHGAPQAENATAERVSDNATLRSLAPGEAAEFRAVMGVTVDAANKQTGKAVPTETLYTQLIEIIAERSNVVRGGARSITTTSGEKLTFPRVSPVRPTTKTAEGAALPENYPQTDTVSNTPEKYGYLSHLSYELVQDDAVDLVGFLAADAGPNLADQMGRDFLAALLAGIVIKETPTKLTKEADAADWVIDLFFDLPTASAERASWIMGRKAISRLRKLKDNNGQYLMRSISEGSSLTLMGRPVLRDAGFDNDNTKVVLSDLSGFVTRFAGPLRVARSTEARFAEDLVSFKFVQRAAGTLTDASGTALLTLPAPAAA, encoded by the coding sequence TTGAGCACCGAGCGGCGCGACTACGCGCGCCCGGTCGAGCTGCGGTCTGAAGGCGAGAACATCACCATTCGCGGCTACGCCTACGTCTTCGGCGCGCTGTCCCACGACCTCGGCGGGTTCCGGGAACGCATCGAACGCGGAGCAGGCCGGGAATCGCTGGAGCGTAGAGAACTTCTCGCGACGTTCAACCACAACGCGAACGCTCCCCTTGCGCGAACCGGCGCAGGGCTGCGCACGGGTGAAGACGACACAGGCGGCTGGTACGAGATCGACCTACCCGACACCAGCACCGCCCGTGACGTCGCCGAACTGATCCGGCGCGGAGTCGTCGCCGGTAGCTCTTTCACGTTCTCCCTTCAAGACCCCGGTTCTGACCAGGAATGGACAGACACCCCCGACGGCGACGTCATCCGCACCCTTCGCCGTATCGACGTCGTCGAGCTGGGACCGGTGACGAACCCGGCCTACCCCGACACCACCGCAGCGCTGCGCGCGCTCGACGAAGCCCGCAGCGCACAGCAAGCCCACACGCGACCCGCGACGGCCGCACCCACCGCACCGAAGGGGAACACCACCACCTTGCCGACCACCGAACTTGCCGAGACCGCCGAAGAGCGCGCCCGCGCAGAGCACGCCCTCACCGCCGCTGCGGCCGACCGCGCGGCCGACACCGAAGCCCGCGTTCTCGCGGCGCTGGACAAGCTCGACGAGCGTTTCGCCGCGCTGGTCGACGCGCAGCGCACCGAAGAGGCACGCGCGCTTGCGCTGGAGCTGCTCACGCATGGCGCTCCGCAGGCCGAGAACGCCACCGCCGAGCGAGTCAGCGACAATGCCACCCTGCGCAGCCTCGCGCCGGGTGAGGCCGCCGAGTTCCGCGCGGTCATGGGCGTGACCGTGGACGCCGCGAACAAGCAGACCGGCAAGGCCGTGCCGACCGAGACGCTCTACACGCAGCTCATCGAGATCATCGCCGAACGGTCCAACGTGGTCCGGGGAGGCGCGCGCTCGATCACCACCACCTCGGGCGAGAAGCTGACCTTCCCGCGCGTGAGCCCGGTGCGACCGACCACGAAGACCGCCGAAGGCGCGGCCCTGCCGGAGAACTACCCGCAGACCGACACCGTGAGCAACACCCCGGAAAAGTACGGCTACCTCAGCCACCTGAGCTATGAGCTCGTCCAGGACGACGCCGTGGACCTGGTGGGCTTCCTGGCGGCCGACGCCGGGCCGAACTTGGCCGACCAGATGGGCCGGGACTTTCTCGCGGCACTGCTCGCCGGGATCGTCATCAAGGAAACCCCGACGAAGCTGACCAAGGAAGCCGATGCGGCGGACTGGGTCATTGACCTGTTCTTCGACCTGCCGACCGCGTCCGCCGAGCGGGCCTCGTGGATCATGGGCCGCAAGGCCATTTCCCGGCTTCGCAAGCTCAAGGACAACAACGGCCAGTACCTCATGCGCTCGATCTCGGAAGGCTCGTCGCTGACCCTGATGGGCCGCCCGGTCCTGCGTGACGCGGGCTTCGACAACGACAACACCAAGGTTGTCCTGAGCGACTTGAGCGGCTTCGTGACCCGCTTCGCCGGGCCGCTGCGCGTCGCCCGCTCGACGGAAGCGCGTTTCGCGGAAGACCTGGTCAGCTTCAAGTTCGTTCAGCGGGCCGCCGGGACGCTCACCGACGCGTCCGGTACCGCGCTGCTGACCCTGCCCGCTCCGGCTGCTGCCTGA